Genomic segment of Xenopus laevis strain J_2021 chromosome 4S, Xenopus_laevis_v10.1, whole genome shotgun sequence:
TTTCAGTCCTTCCAATGATCATACAGGATACTACTAACGTAAGCACAGACCCAGCTTTCAATAAATCTGGCACTGAAGAAGCTTATAGAGCATTAAAACAAACCACATCAGTTATTCTGCCTGAAATAAAGCCTTATTCCATACAGGCTGCCCTTTCATGTGAAAATAACAACAAGATACCCAGATGTCAATTAAATAATACAGATCTACTCAGCATTTCACCAGTGGTTGAAGCATGTAGTGAGAAGCAGCAAAATCATACAACTTCcttgcatgaaaaaaaacttgcagcTGTGTCTGCAACTGCGTTCTTTCCAGTCACTGCTGCTGAAACTGTACTAGGTAATGAAGCTCTCCATAGTGCTGATTTTTTTGACATTGTTGTAAAGAACGTTTCTGACTCGTGTGTGTTTAATGGTGACCTAACTAGAACTAATGGACTCTCacaagaaaacaatgaaatgttTTATGCAAGTAAAGAGTTGGAAGGAGGGGTAGATGCTAATATCTTATTGGAAGATGCATGCATAGCTTATAAAGAAAGAATAGATTTGTCTGAAGAAAATGGAACTAATGCACCAATGTATCTGTACAATGGGTGTGATTCCTATGGAATGAAAAACCCTGCTGTAGCTCAAAACCCAAAGAATTTACCATCAAAAGAAGATTCTgtgacagaagaaaaagaaattgaAGAAAGCAAGTCAGAATACTATTCTGGTGTTTATGAACAACAGAAGGAAGATGACATAACTGAGAGAGGTGGAGTCTTGTTAAATGCCAAGGTTGACCAAATGAAGAACAGTTTGCATAGTCTTTGTAATCCGGTTCCATCCATGCATGGGCAAACCTCACCAAAAAAGGGCAAGATTGTGCAATCCCTCAGTGTTCCATATGGTGGAGCTCGCCCCAAGCAGCCAACTCATCTCAAACTCAATATTCCACAGCCATTGTCTGAAATGTTACAGTGTGATCTCATTCCGCCAAATGCTGGATGCAgctctaaaaacaaaaatgacatgtTAAACAAATCAAATCGGGGGGATAACCTGATTTCAGAATCACTACGTGAGGAAGTGCACAGCCCTGTTACTGATACAAATGGTGAAGTCCCTCGAGAAAACAGGGGACCTGGCAGCCTGTGCCTTGCAGTGTCTCCAGACAGCCCTGACAATGATCTGCTTGCTGGACAGTTTGGGGTACCCATCTCTAAGCCATTTACTACTCTAGGGGATGTGGCTCCAGTCTGGGTGCCAGATTCCCAAGCACCAAACTGCATGAAGTGCGAGGCCAGATTTACATTTACCAAAAGGAGGCATCACTGCCGAGCTTGTGGAAAGGTAtgtaaagaaatgtggtgtttcatcAGGGCAACAGTAATCACGGCAAATTATTCATAACAAAATGTGTTCAGCAGATTCAGTTAAAGTAGACTTATAAGTTACACAGTAACAATTCATCTGCTCAGCCTCATTTTGAagtagataaaatatattttattaggaAACTCTGGGGAGATATAAGGGAAAGCTTGCCTAAAAGTAGATGTTCTGTATATTATTTGGTAGTCAAAGATGATTTCATGAAAAAAGGTTATttgtaaaaagtacaaaatgGGTAGAGACTAGACAATAAAAAGTAAGGAGTAAAAAACTAGGTATGTAAcgtatattaaaataattttatgattTTAATATTTACTGCACATTTTCTACAGTGCAGTGATTTGTATAACCATGCAATTATCAAATGCTTAGTGCCTTCACACAAAGtgcctttaataaaaattattttataaattatcatattttctttatatgtaGTCATCATCTTTTTTGTCTCATTTCTTGGAATCGTTCTACTTATGTTCTACTGATATGTTCTTTACCCGAGACCTATCTTGTCCTCTAAAGTAATTGGCTTGTCAACTGGCTGTAGGGGGATTTTCAGAGTTATAGCTTAGTAGCTGTTAATGAGCCATAGGTTGAAATAGTGCTCTAGATTTACATGTTGTACAACAGTTATTGCAATATGTGTATTGATATGTATATCAAGCAAAGAGGCAAAACTTACAATTGAAGGGAGGCTaattcatatgactatatattttaacataaattCATGTTGGTGGCAAATGTTTGACGGTAATGTTTTACTAGCTTCAAGACGAGGCTTTACAttacaggggtcctcaaccttttttttaccagtgagtaACATTGatatgtagaaagagttgggaagcaatgAAAGCAtcaaaaatattcctgggtggtgcaaaaaaGTGATCtgatttggtagctcctatgtggactgacagcctacaggaagatctgtttggcagtacatctggtttttatgccactAAAACTTGcgtccaaaccaggaattcaaaaataagcacctgctttgaggccattgtgagcaacatccaagggtttggtgagcaacatgttgctcacaagccactagttggggatcactgcattataaCAAGACCTCTTTATCCGGAAAACTTGAGATAATAGGTTCTTCTTCTGTCCTGTAGCATATACTAGTTTTGCACAGTTTGGTAGATGATGTTTaagacttacattttttgatgtatacttttagtatttatagtatatataattacatattatatatgttttattattattcactaTTTTAGGTGTTCTGTGCCACTTGTTGCAGTCTAAAATGCAAACTTCAGTACATGGATAAAAAGGAAGCTCGTGTGTGTATTATTTGTCATTCTGTGCTTATGAATGGTAAGTTATATTAATTTACATGCAAATAGCCAGTGACTTTTTAGTGAACatatttaatagaaaataaaaccaaaaaaacaaatatggctagtAATGTCATCATAAtgctatatactttatatactgaaattactacaccagcctaaattttcaccTTAAAGATTCAGGCCTTCagagttgtcacaggagttcACCATGTAGGATATGTTTGTTAGATGTGTCAGTAACTCTGCACATGCTTAGTGTTCTCAGGCAGCtgtttaggggtcattgcaaatcatcaagtagaaaatgaggttcccctgtaatataggCTGttgctacagggttaattattaaaTGCTAATTGCACAGATTTCAGAGCAGCTGTGAGAATCTAAATTAATTACTACTCAGTCCTATGTTGTGGCATTTATGTTCTATCATCACAGTGTATTTTAAAACGGTCCCTATGATCAGGTAACTGATAGTAGCCAGGGTGCATTCTGTAATTCAGCAGAAAAGACATGGAGGTAGCGGATGGCAAATCTTCTCTGATAAAAGGCTTTGGTTTCTAGTGCCAGTACAGAAtcctaaaatataaaacattacataCAAAGATGTTACCCTACTTTTTCTAACATGTGTTTTTGGAAAGGTTTGCAGttagcaaattaattttcttcACAACATTGCTTCAAAATTCATCCTATAGAAGATGTTGGCAGGGtttgaaaaaaaccccccaaaaaacaaaaaaaaacctgcttcctTACATTCCGTAGGTACCATATTAGTCtgagaaaaattagaaaaggaagtctgattacattttttttatctctctcAGTATTCCATCAGGCCCTGGTGCCTTTTCACATTCATTTAAGTAAAGTGGGTCATTAAACTCAGTTTATATGAAAAGATAACTGATTTGATTGATCTgactaatttgaatttttatatcctttttaacCAACTTATTTAAGGTTTTAAATGGAGCcactgcatctttttactatacaTATAATTAACAATTTGGTGAGTTGGTCTTGTCCTGTGCTACAATCAGTTcctcattttctatattttcacAGGCCTATTTCAGCCCCTAATGCTGGCATTAGCATCTTTTTACTATACATATAATCAACAATTTGGTGGGTTGGTCTTGGCCTGTGCTACAATCAGTTCCTCATTTTCTATATTtcacaggccaatttcagcccctaaTGCTGGCAGCAGCCTCCCTCTTCTGTTCTCGTCCAGAGCCATTGTCAGTTCAGCGAAGAAACGTGAGAATTTACATTTTGATATGTAATCCACCGAGTGTGTTTCCATTGGAGCCAACAAAATGGTTCTGGACATGAAAGAAGAAGTAGGCCACCACTAACGGTATATGCTTAAATCAGCCTTCAGATTTCAGCAGGCTTATTTTGACCCTGTGTTGCTCTAGCCTTAAAGGAATCaatgagaacagtaatgatttaatgtaGTATAGGTTATATAATATAGGTAACAGCCATTTCTGTCCTCTGAACTCTGAAGTTTTAATGTTATTGCTGCTCTCTTTTTTCatgtcatttttcttttcaggTCTATTACTATTTGTCTTCAGTTCAGATATAAAacaacacacaattaaaaaatgtgaagacTAAATACATCTTGTCTTCAAATTTTGTCCGCTATGCTAAAGGGTATCTTTAAGCTGAACAACGgaagtgcctatatataaatacagccttgATGCTGTGGTACTTTTTACCCCAGGCTTTTGCATTTGTTCCCTAAAGCACCAGCCCCAGGGAAAAGAACGGTGAATTTGCCTTTTATTGCCCTTTAATCTActcctttgtaaaataaaactgtTATTTAGACTATTTCCAATGCTATATTTTGGGGTTGATTAAGATTTTGTAAccttttccattcattttcatgTATATTTTAGCTCAAGCATGGGAGAACATGCTGAGTGCCTCAATCCaaagtccaaatccaaataaTCCTGCTGAATACTGCTCAACTATTCCTCCAATGCAGCAGGCACAAGCTTCAGGAGCACTGAGTTCCCCACCTCCCACCGTCATGGTGCCAGTGGGAGTGTTAAAACATCCAGGAACTGAAGGTAAGGCttgaatttattaaattttttaatatactCTCAGGAATCTGAGATTATCTGTAAAGTAACTTCATGTAATGCAGGACAGTAAGGAGGTAAATCTACCCCATGGTTATTAGCGCCATAGTTTGCTCATGGCCAGTAGAGCATGGCAACCAATCGGCAGTTTGGATTTACTGTGATGTAAAGGCAGTTTGGAAAATTAAAGCAACATCTGATCATTTGGGCAAGGCGAACTTTGTGACACGTGCTTATACAGGTGCTTTTCCCTTTTCATCTGAAAGTGTGTCTTGGCCTCTGCTGTAATAGCATATATCATAGTAGGCTAATAAGGGCAGGAGGTTACACCCATACTGGGTCCTTAGGTCTGCAAATACTTTCAATTTGGTTCTAAAGATGCtgatgtacaattttttttttttagaggtaaAAAAAGTAAGGGAAGAATTTTCATGGGAAGAGCATGGTCTGGAATTGAAAACCGATAATATCTGGTAatatagtatgggacctgttatccagaatgcatgggacccaGGATTTCCtgcacaaggtttttttttccttcataatttgaatcaccataccttaagactacaaAAAAATGAACATCGTTTACAGTATATCTTAATATGTTCTAAGGGGCAACAATTCAtttttgttcctttaaagtggctgttcccctttaaatttaattttagtaggttatagattggccaattctaagcaacgtttcagttggtcttcattatttattttgtataattttttaattatttgcttttttcttctgactctttccagctttcaaatagggtgtCAATGACTCCATCTACAGGACAAATGCTACGCATttattgtaatttctttttttttttattactcctctttctattcaggccctcttctattcatattccagtctcttattcaagtcagtgcatggttgctagattaaTTTGAAACCTATCAACTGGATGGATGAATTTGCAAACTAGagaacagctgaataaaaagctaaataactcaaaaaccacaaataataatagacaaaaaccaattacaaatcagTCTCCaattatccctctctacatcaaactaaaagtacAATTAAAGGTGACCCCTTTAAAGTATACTTTGTCTTTAAAAGAGTTAAGAGTTGGCCATATGcataaagatccacttgtttggtgaggtcgtCTATTGGTCATCTATATATTGGGCTGATCCCGTTTGGCCCTCAGGCCAATAACTGGAGTATAACAGAGACCTATGCAGGCTGGTCAGGAGCTGAATGCATTAACATGCCAATGCAGTCCTCATCTAACCAGTCTGATATCTCCTTGATTTTTGGCCAGGTGCATGTAAAGGAGGCCATCAGGAAATGCCCCTACTGGGCAGAGAAGCTGCTTACTCAATATGAAGGGGTCAAATCGGCAACTTTAATCTGACAGTGTATCGCCATCTTTGAAGTGGTGAGCAGCAATGAAAAATTCCAGACCATATTAGCTcagtaatatgtttcatttgcCATAATTGTTTGGAATTAATAAAGAATTGTCGTATTGAACTGATAAGAAGCACAATGTGCACCACCTTTGAAACTGATTGATATGTTCTAAGCAGTgtaatccttataatttatatgtatacatatttggCCCTTGTATTACTGTTGCATGGCTCACAGCATTGTTTGGCGTCACTGAGTAAGACCGCTTGCTTAGCAGTGGCATTTTCAGTTAAGGTTATAGTCAATACATGGGCTTTTTTTgtagacattaaaggggttaaatTCCTTTCATTCTGCTAATTCCGGCCTCTCTTGAGGTGTGTCATTTTAGCTTCCTGAAAATTCCTTTGTTTTGCTTTAGGTCTCcgttcatttttataaaattgttgccagttttttttttttttgaaattccctttttctctgtaattataaagcagtaccatacctcccaactgtcctatttttagaggaacagtccctcttttgacagctcaaccccgcTGTCCATTTGTACTGGGAAGTCCTGTTTACCTCTGccccgaacagccagaaaaaaaaactaagtttctaacttaattggcttttggcagacagcccagaacagctgaatataagatacttttgtaacaattttgagataagcaaataagtaattgtaacaatataatataacgggtcccttgggaaatggtagactcacagcttaaagtgcaattcaccttcattagcaaaactgtactaactgaaaaaaaacacagaaatatcttcaaactttcataacctgccaaattttgtaaaatgaacatggtaattagggggtatggccacaaaaatgggcgtggtcaaaaaattctgCACGCTAGGCGAGCCAACTTTTTTgtgcctctttttatttccaaaatgttgggaggtatgcagtaccttgtatttgatttaaCTAAGCTGCATCAATCCATATTGGTAATGAAAGAACCCAATCgggtttttgtaatgtttaaatgtttctttagtagacttaaggtaaggtgATTCAAATTAACAGAAAACACTTTATACAGAAAATGCCAGGCCCCACTCATTCCAGATCACTCACTCTGGCAGCCAACTATTTTTTTCAGCTGTTTCCTATTTCCACCCTATGTTTAAATGCCATTTGTATAGCACATTTAACAGTGTTTACATAGAATTGTTGTATGAGGGGGCATGTTAGAgcagtgacacacatacacagagtTTTGTCATCCATATCCGGACAACAAAATGCCTGAAAATGTCCTGCCATTGGGAGAGCATTGCAATCACTGTAGGTATGACAAATTGTTTAAGTACAGGAAAATTATCCATTTTTATCCTGattgttttaaaatgtgcatGCTGCAAGGCTTATCAGAGATTCATTTAGATATGTTTTGCAGACTACACTGGTTCAAATGCAGTATGCATTCAGCAATACACAACAATAAAGGGCTGCATAGAATTTAACACAAGTTTGCAAATTCCAATTTTGGCAGATGGCAACCCGCTGTTGCACAGATTTCAGCATAGCCCTGTCTAGTATATTGACCTGCCAGAATTATACAGAATGGTTCATTCTTCAGGAAAATAAGATATACTGTCTTATGCACTTGAGGTTTATAAATCAAGACTACTTATGCTCTTAACGGGACTAAATGTGAATCCTtgtcacaaatatatttttccccTACTTCTGTAGGATTTACATGGGcgaaaagttgaacttgatgaatgtgccTTGTTTCAACATCAACTACTATTTAACTTGTGCATACAGGGTATCTTATTGATATTTTAGTTAGTAAAAGTAAGCAGCGAGGAATGTCCCAGTGGCCAGATTATATGAAGTATGGtgaaatctttttctcttttagcTAATGGATAATTTTTTATCTTGACCCGGTTTGTTGTATTTTGATTCCTTGCCTCTCTACAGGGTCACAGTCAAAGGAACAGCGCCGTGTTTGGTTTGCTGACGGAATATTGCCCAATGGAGAGACTGCTGACTCTGAAAAAGCAAACGGTACTACAGTGACTGCAACACTTACTGTGTCACATACCAACAATTCCACATCTGCAGAGGTGAGGATAGTtaacaaaatagtttttgttttcaTGTAAAATATCAATTTGGGCTAATTTATGCAATTCCAGTAGCCTCAGGCCTTTTCTACTAATTTGTTTCTCGTGGCAATTTAGCATCTATGATTGTAAGTAGTATCCAATCAGAGATCACACTTTTTTGATGGTTTTATTTatgatttactgtatttttaactttttaaatgtaaacatataGAATGAAAAGCCAGAAGTatggtacaaaaaaaataactgttcaTTTGTCAAGCATTTTAAACTCACGTGCCTTTTATGGTTCCAAAATGGACTGGGTTTTGGCAAAATCCGAAGTAAGTTATCAGTTCTCTCATATCTAAAAACAATTTGTAATGTCTATTGTGTTTTGTAGTCTGAGAACACTTCTGGCTTCTGTGGCAGTATAACTCAGGTTGGAAGCGCAATTAATCTTATTCCAGAAGATGGGCTTCCTCCTATTCTAATCTCTACTGGAGTAAAAGGAGGTATGTTACACATAAACCACCTTGACTGCTAGCAAAGGGCATAGCTTGCCTTAACGTTGCTTGGAGTTCTTCAAACTTTTGTCATTTTAAGGGCTTACACAAAAGATATTCAGTTAAATACAGACACTTCAAAACAATATATTAATACCAACTTCAGTCAACAATAAGGGAAGTCCCCCCACTTGGAGAAGTCCCCCCAATTTAGTATGACTCACAAGAAAAGTGTGACACCCTTGGGAACACCTTGAGATGAATTATCTTGGCAACAAGTATGTCTTATTTTAGATTCGTCTGTTTGTTATATACAATGTATAAGCCTGGAAGAAGGCCTGTTGCACAGGATCTATTCATAGTTGGCACTTAAGTAGATATTCACTACAGCCTGTTCTTCTACTAATGTCTTGTAGGCCTTGTGCActgtaattttctatttttatttactgttttgaaaaaaaaaaaaaaaaactgtgtatggATACTTGATTCTTTCTGCCCATCTCAATTTATTGGTGTCCTGACCTGTAGGTGGTTCACTATGGAAGGTCACATGAACTCACCTACTTATCTTATTACGGTCAGAAAAGCATTAGCCACTGACTCCTATTAGATGACCTTCCTTGATGTTCATATGCTGCATCAGTAAATGTGGTGGTTTCTTATAATTACTGATAATATATTGACCTGGTGTGACTTTaggtaaagttttttttcctatgaaatcCAGTTTGTTCTTTAGGCCCTTATTCTAGATGGATATTTACGGGATGCTTGTAACTGTGGAGTAAGAACTCAATGCCCACAGGTTATGTATCTATGTTATCTGACTATAAACTCAATAGCATTTTTAgaacaaattatatttatgtgaGGGGGTGGTTCTGAGGAGCGGAGGCTCTAAGCTGTGAACAAACCGTACTGTTcaaaatagccagctttttgctatactgtgcatgcacacccaGCTCAGTACTGCAGTATTCCAGTAGTTATCGACTAGGAAGTTTTCAGTGAATTGGATCACCAGCCTGGGCCTCAAGGAAACTTAACTAGATTAgtaggtgttatgttttgggcttctgtaccagcccaatgaaACTACAGctcttcagcagtaaagatctgtgtctccaaagatgccccagtagctccccatcttcttttctgctgattcactgcacatgctctgtgttgctgtcatttAATGAGCTTAGCGACCTACAAGATACTGAACATATatcataaaaatgtcacaatatagcagctcagaaaccagcacaattaacagcaggatttaataatcagtcctgtagcatcatcttatatgacaggcaagCATCATTATCTGCTTGATgatttatgatgacccctaagcttagctcaaCAGCTGTTAAAAGCACACTGTGCATGTCAcggacactcctaacaaaatccaagatgggaaacctGTGACAACTTTCAAGGCCCGGATCTTCAAtcctatagagatgctgaacctttaggctggttcaataagttcagtatataaaatgttatttctagccatattcaacTGGAGGGTATGGAGTGCCTAACAATGTGACACCCCACAAAAAAATGATGCCGTTCCTTCTCAGAACAAGAACTGTTTGTTCTCTAGCCTAACCTCTCAACTGTAAGAGAAAATATGTTCTAACATACCTGATGTTCTAGGTAAAGTTAGAAATCATTATAGTTCCTATGCCTGCAGTAATTTAGACCACACCCCTACTCTAAATCCCTGCATATCTATCTAACTgtctttctatctgtctgtctctgtcaaCATCTGTCTATCAttaagactatgaagattttcattcatccaggtcatggtttatccagcataggtaaatctaaaacaactggacttactgagtaatcattgaagacgtttcactactcacccgagcagcttcttcgattgaactgaagaagctgctcggatgagtagtgaaacgtcttcaatgattactcatcAAGTCCAGTTactttagatttacctatactatatatctatcattaactatcattcaaaggaaaaaactgaatttctgcttccattaaaaaaatgtgactttgtgTCCTACAGATTACGCAGTTGAGGAGCGCCCTTCCCAGATGTCTGTGATGCAGCAGCTAGAGGATGGAGGACCAGATCCTTTGGTTTTTGTTCTAAATGCAAATCTTTTGGCCGTGGTTAAGATTGTGAACTGTAAGTCTTTACGCTAACGAGTTCTTTTGGAGTATCTCTTAATATTTCCAGTAATGTTCAATGGTAATTTCCATTTAGGGCAGTGTAAAATACTGAAATGGTTAAAATGAGAAATCTGTAAAGGAAGGTGCAAAGACTGTATGCCTTTGTTTAGTCCATGACAGTAAATCTTTGTATTTTTGTTGTTTgggtgttttaaataaaatcctAATCCTGTTTGTCATAGTCATAGGaagcaattatttttttgtatctaCTGCTATGCTGCTTCATCTGCAGTGAGGTCTGTCAGAAATCAAGACTTTTTTTATATGGCTGTTATCACAACAAATGTGTAgaggagaacaaggtgctccagaattaaatgtaaagtaactcaccatacagtgaaagtggtccgggtgcaccagccccagatccccagctttagggagaggtacagcagaagataaggaagcagagctgtccggcactcaaacggatccacaggaccagagatattcagttaaaaga
This window contains:
- the zfyve9.S gene encoding zinc finger FYVE domain-containing protein 9, with product MENYFEEESYNLDKVLDEFEKNEDETVFPKLLDAKWNQFLEPHSHKVTDKPALDNVCKSIIAIEAHLKVRSPSLTALARSTYVNGEVGIVTPEMPKMVIGDTDMAEDSLFNTGPSEIVCNSIVESQSLEVLDDVPVSINNEKSVLLDDGFSPYSSPKSVLNSACLTMNNGKPSHGQKIVNDQDKEAVTISVLPMIIQDTTNVSTDPAFNKSGTEEAYRALKQTTSVILPEIKPYSIQAALSCENNNKIPRCQLNNTDLLSISPVVEACSEKQQNHTTSLHEKKLAAVSATAFFPVTAAETVLGNEALHSADFFDIVVKNVSDSCVFNGDLTRTNGLSQENNEMFYASKELEGGVDANILLEDACIAYKERIDLSEENGTNAPMYLYNGCDSYGMKNPAVAQNPKNLPSKEDSVTEEKEIEESKSEYYSGVYEQQKEDDITERGGVLLNAKVDQMKNSLHSLCNPVPSMHGQTSPKKGKIVQSLSVPYGGARPKQPTHLKLNIPQPLSEMLQCDLIPPNAGCSSKNKNDMLNKSNRGDNLISESLREEVHSPVTDTNGEVPRENRGPGSLCLAVSPDSPDNDLLAGQFGVPISKPFTTLGDVAPVWVPDSQAPNCMKCEARFTFTKRRHHCRACGKVFCATCCSLKCKLQYMDKKEARVCIICHSVLMNAQAWENMLSASIQSPNPNNPAEYCSTIPPMQQAQASGALSSPPPTVMVPVGVLKHPGTEGSQSKEQRRVWFADGILPNGETADSEKANGTTVTATLTVSHTNNSTSAESENTSGFCGSITQVGSAINLIPEDGLPPILISTGVKGDYAVEERPSQMSVMQQLEDGGPDPLVFVLNANLLAVVKIVNYVNRKCWCFTTKGMHAVGQAEIVILLQCLPDEKCLPRDLFSHFIELYQEALAGNVAGNLGHSFLSQSFLGSKEHGGFLYVAPTYQSLQDLVLPAEPYLFGILIQKWETPWAKVFPIRLMLRLGAEYRLYPCPLFSVRFRKPLFGETGHTIINVLADFRNYQYTLPVVQGLVVDMEVRKTSIKIPSNRYNEMMKAMNKSNDHVLAIGACFNQLADSHLVCVQNDDGNYQTQAISIHKQPRKVTGASFFVFSGALKSSSGYLAKSSIVEDGVMVQITAESMDALRQSLREMKDFTITCGKADAEETQEHVYVQWVEDDKNCNKGVFSPIDGKSMESLTSVKVFHGSEYKANGKIIRWTEVFFLDNEEQQSGLSDPADHSRLTENVAKAFCLALCPHLKLLKEDGMTRLGLRVSLDSDQVGYQAGSNGQPLPDRYTSDLDAALVPVIHGGTCQLSEGPVSMELIFYILENIS